A stretch of Kaistella flava (ex Peng et al. 2021) DNA encodes these proteins:
- a CDS encoding DUF962 domain-containing protein, whose translation MRKIDQFFAEYGESHKNHTNKLIHWICVPLIFWTILGFISLIPAPHFCFPYFGCISIASIIALLLVSIFYFRLSWRTGLIMIFIMLIMEHLVYFINVKFEHQSWIFFFVVFVISWIGQFYGHKIEGKKPSFLKDVQFLLIGPIWLLHFILKKLHLKY comes from the coding sequence ATGAGAAAAATTGACCAATTCTTCGCTGAATACGGTGAAAGCCATAAGAATCATACCAACAAATTAATTCACTGGATTTGTGTTCCTTTAATTTTTTGGACGATTTTGGGCTTTATTTCATTAATTCCTGCGCCTCATTTTTGCTTCCCTTATTTCGGATGTATAAGTATTGCGAGTATTATTGCTCTTCTGTTAGTATCCATATTTTATTTCAGACTGTCTTGGCGAACAGGGTTAATTATGATTTTCATAATGTTGATCATGGAACATCTGGTCTACTTTATCAATGTTAAATTTGAACATCAATCATGGATTTTCTTTTTCGTAGTTTTTGTTATTTCCTGGATTGGTCAATTTTACGGCCATAAAATAGAAGGTAAAAAACCGAGTTTCCTAAAAGATGTACAGTTTCTTTTAATTGGACCGATTTGGTTGCTTCATTTTATTTTGAAAAAACTACATCTTAAATACTAA
- a CDS encoding GxxExxY protein, which produces MDENEISFIVRKCIFNVYNKLGPGLLGSVYQRILIYELEENGLTIKSELISFFQH; this is translated from the coding sequence ATGGATGAAAACGAAATTTCTTTTATTGTAAGAAAATGCATTTTTAATGTCTATAACAAATTAGGTCCAGGTTTACTTGGATCGGTGTATCAACGAATTTTAATCTACGAACTGGAAGAAAACGGGCTTACTATTAAGTCTGAATTAATTTCTTTTTTTCAGCATTAA
- a CDS encoding class I SAM-dependent methyltransferase: MKDLMGQAIWDFYHDNSPENLLTETSISEMDDLPVDYLFRDFDEMNLVEQKALELSKGKVLDIGAGAGSHSLYLQDEKGLDVLALDFSPKSIEVCQLRGVKNTVCSDILEFSGETYDTILLLMNGTGIFQTLDKIDLYLEKLYSLLNENGQILIDSTDILYMYDLSDDGGVLVPTEHYYGEVDYFVHYKLDTEKPIKWLYLDFVTLTRAVENNGFKIEKILQEEDSFLARLTKKDLN, translated from the coding sequence ATGAAAGATTTAATGGGACAGGCGATTTGGGATTTTTACCATGATAACAGTCCGGAGAATTTATTGACAGAAACCTCTATTTCTGAAATGGATGATTTGCCAGTCGACTATCTTTTTAGAGATTTTGATGAAATGAATTTGGTGGAACAAAAAGCACTTGAATTATCGAAAGGTAAAGTTTTAGATATTGGTGCAGGAGCCGGTTCACACAGTTTATATCTTCAAGACGAAAAAGGATTGGATGTTTTAGCCTTAGATTTTTCTCCTAAATCAATTGAGGTTTGTCAGTTGCGTGGTGTTAAAAATACGGTCTGTTCAGATATTCTTGAATTTTCTGGTGAAACTTACGATACCATTTTATTATTAATGAATGGAACAGGGATTTTTCAAACTTTAGATAAAATCGATTTATACTTAGAAAAATTATATTCATTATTAAATGAAAACGGACAAATTTTAATTGACAGTACTGATATTCTGTACATGTACGATCTTTCTGATGATGGCGGAGTTCTTGTTCCAACCGAACATTACTATGGTGAAGTTGATTATTTTGTTCACTATAAGCTCGACACAGAAAAACCGATTAAATGGCTTTATTTAGATTTTGTAACTTTGACGAGAGCTGTAGAAAATAACGGATTTAAGATTGAAAAAATACTTCAAGAAGAAGATTCTTTTTTAGCAAGATTAACGAAAAAAGACCTGAATTAA
- a CDS encoding low molecular weight protein-tyrosine-phosphatase, producing MKILMVCLGNICRSPLAEGILQSKLPDNFIVDSAGTIDMHEGKNPDHRSIKTGQQYNVDISKQKSRHFTAQDFEEFDHIYCMDQNNLKDVLSLAKNDTQRNKVSLILENNEEVPDPYWGGMNDFDHVYQLLDQACERIAIELKSQLKEPSKK from the coding sequence ATGAAAATTTTAATGGTTTGCCTCGGCAATATATGCAGAAGTCCTTTGGCAGAAGGTATTTTACAATCTAAACTTCCGGACAATTTTATCGTAGATTCTGCCGGAACGATTGATATGCATGAAGGCAAAAACCCGGATCACCGTTCTATTAAAACCGGACAACAGTACAACGTTGATATTTCTAAACAAAAATCAAGACATTTTACTGCGCAGGATTTCGAAGAGTTTGACCATATTTATTGTATGGATCAAAATAATTTGAAAGATGTTTTATCCTTAGCAAAAAACGATACTCAACGAAATAAAGTTTCTTTAATTCTTGAAAATAATGAAGAAGTTCCAGATCCTTATTGGGGTGGAATGAACGATTTCGATCATGTTTATCAACTTTTAGATCAAGCTTGCGAAAGAATCGCTATCGAATTAAAGAGCCAACTGAAAGAGCCAAGTAAAAAGTAA
- the metG gene encoding methionine--tRNA ligase, producing the protein MSDRKMITAALPYANGPVHIGHLAGVYIPADVYARFQRRLGKDVAFICGSDEHGIPITIRAKKEGVTPQDIVDKYHGIIKKSFEDLGISFDEYSRTTSKRHHDVSQDFFKTLYNKGKFIEEVSEQYFDEQANEFLADRYIVGTCPNCGNENAYGDQCEKCGSTLSPSELINPKSMLSGNVPILKETKNWYLPLNEYEDFLNEWIIEGHKDDWKPNVYGQVKSWLTDGLKPRAMTRDLNWGVPVPLPNAEGKVLYVWFDAPIGYISFTQEWAEKNGKDWKDYWQNESTDLVHFIGKDNIVFHCIIFPAMMKAHGDYIMPTNVPAFEFLNLENDKISTSRNWAVWAHEYVQEFPGQQDVLRYSLLSSAPETKDNNFTWKDFQTKNNSELVGIFGNFINRVAVLIHKYYDGVVPAGNENAEELNEITKAATEVENFLEHYEFRNALTAMMNLARFGNQYLQIEEPWKTIKDNPEKAAQSLFVAAQIAVGLAQICEPFLPFSAEKLQKMFNVSQLTWGDIKNEKVLIKTGHQINPAELLFSKIEDETIEFQIQKLENTKESNKKTNPKANPMKEEIQFDDFTKIDLRTATILTAEKVEKADKLLKFSVDTGVDVRTVVSGVAESFTPEECVGKQVMILLNLAPRKIRGIESQGMLLLTNNAEGKLVFVTPTETVENGVEIG; encoded by the coding sequence ATGTCAGATAGAAAGATGATTACGGCCGCCTTGCCGTACGCAAACGGACCAGTTCATATTGGCCATTTGGCTGGAGTTTACATTCCCGCAGATGTTTATGCGAGGTTTCAAAGAAGATTAGGAAAAGACGTTGCTTTTATTTGTGGCTCCGATGAACACGGAATCCCAATTACGATTCGTGCCAAAAAAGAAGGCGTTACTCCACAAGATATCGTTGATAAATACCACGGAATCATCAAAAAATCTTTCGAAGATTTAGGAATTTCTTTCGATGAATATTCCAGAACTACGTCAAAAAGACATCACGATGTTAGTCAGGATTTTTTCAAGACCTTATATAATAAAGGAAAGTTTATTGAAGAAGTTTCAGAACAATACTTTGATGAACAAGCCAATGAATTTCTTGCAGACCGCTATATCGTAGGAACTTGCCCGAATTGTGGCAATGAAAACGCTTACGGTGATCAGTGTGAAAAATGTGGTTCTACCCTTTCGCCTTCAGAATTGATTAATCCAAAATCTATGTTGAGCGGAAATGTTCCGATTTTAAAGGAAACGAAAAACTGGTATCTTCCTTTAAATGAATATGAAGATTTCTTGAACGAATGGATTATAGAAGGACATAAAGACGACTGGAAACCGAATGTTTATGGACAAGTAAAATCATGGTTAACTGATGGTTTGAAACCAAGAGCAATGACCCGTGATTTGAATTGGGGCGTTCCGGTTCCACTTCCTAATGCAGAAGGAAAGGTGCTTTATGTTTGGTTTGATGCGCCAATTGGTTATATTTCTTTCACTCAGGAATGGGCAGAAAAAAATGGAAAAGATTGGAAAGATTACTGGCAGAATGAAAGCACAGATTTAGTACATTTTATCGGAAAAGACAATATCGTTTTCCACTGTATTATTTTCCCGGCGATGATGAAAGCACATGGTGATTATATTATGCCGACCAATGTTCCTGCTTTTGAATTTTTAAATTTAGAAAACGATAAGATCTCAACATCCAGAAATTGGGCAGTTTGGGCTCATGAATATGTACAGGAATTCCCAGGACAGCAAGATGTTTTACGTTACTCGCTTCTTTCTTCCGCGCCAGAAACTAAGGACAATAACTTTACCTGGAAAGATTTCCAAACCAAAAACAATTCTGAATTGGTTGGAATTTTCGGGAACTTTATCAATAGAGTTGCAGTTCTTATTCATAAATATTACGACGGAGTTGTTCCAGCCGGAAATGAAAATGCAGAAGAATTAAACGAGATTACCAAAGCCGCTACCGAAGTTGAAAATTTCTTAGAACATTACGAATTCAGAAATGCTTTAACTGCAATGATGAATTTAGCACGTTTTGGAAATCAATATCTTCAAATTGAAGAACCTTGGAAAACGATTAAAGACAATCCAGAAAAAGCAGCTCAATCACTTTTCGTTGCAGCTCAAATCGCAGTTGGATTAGCACAAATTTGTGAACCATTCCTTCCTTTCAGTGCTGAAAAATTACAGAAAATGTTTAATGTTTCTCAATTAACTTGGGGAGACATTAAAAACGAAAAAGTATTAATTAAAACCGGACATCAAATTAATCCAGCAGAATTATTATTCTCAAAAATTGAAGATGAAACGATTGAATTCCAAATTCAAAAATTAGAGAACACCAAAGAATCCAATAAAAAAACCAATCCTAAAGCCAACCCGATGAAAGAAGAAATTCAATTTGACGATTTTACAAAAATCGATTTAAGAACTGCGACAATTTTGACTGCTGAAAAAGTAGAAAAAGCAGACAAACTATTGAAATTCTCTGTGGATACAGGCGTTGACGTAAGAACAGTTGTTTCTGGTGTTGCAGAAAGTTTCACACCAGAAGAATGTGTGGGGAAACAGGTGATGATTTTATTAAATCTTGCTCCAAGAAAAATCAGAGGAATCGAATCTCAAGGAATGTTGCTTTTAACAAACAACGCAGAAGGAAAATTAGTATTTGTAACTCCTACTGAAACTGTTGAAAACGGTGTAGAAATCGGATAA
- the dnaA gene encoding chromosomal replication initiator protein DnaA, translated as MRDNLNAAEDNTDLKKLENSFDLLFDNVQPVSLISNNLTLLVPSDFYKEYIEDNYLSLLSAALKKNIGKGVKLWYSVMENKPTGQEKPITMNMKGKSVPTPKMQETLPPSFSANVINPFVVPGMKKINIDSNLKADFSFDNYVEGESNKFASTVAKSIAKRPGATAFNPLFLYGGYGVGKTHLGHAVGLEVKNAYPEKVVLYLSSEKFIQQFVSAAKAHKQTEFANFYQMVDVLIIDDIQFLSGKKSTQDSFFHIFDYLHQNGKQIILTSDKAPVDILDIQDRIVSRFKWGLSAEIKSPDFDTRRKIIVDKLSRDGIVLTEDMLDYLASEVKTNVRELIGVINSVIAYSTIYKSDLSLELLKETISKIAANQKKVINIPYIQEVVCEYFGIEREQLLSKTRKREIALPRQLAMYFAKEFTNATFNKIGEEMGGKDHSTVMYACDTIKDVSKIDKEIKKYVKELTEKIKQ; from the coding sequence ATGAGGGATAACCTTAACGCGGCTGAAGACAATACTGACCTAAAAAAACTCGAGAATTCTTTTGATTTATTGTTTGATAATGTGCAACCTGTGTCATTAATCAGCAATAATTTGACCTTATTAGTTCCGAGTGATTTCTACAAAGAATATATAGAAGATAATTATCTATCACTACTCTCTGCAGCTCTGAAAAAAAACATTGGTAAAGGAGTGAAACTTTGGTATTCGGTCATGGAAAATAAACCAACCGGACAGGAAAAACCAATTACCATGAACATGAAAGGTAAAAGTGTTCCTACGCCAAAAATGCAGGAAACTTTGCCACCATCATTTTCAGCGAACGTCATCAATCCATTTGTCGTTCCGGGAATGAAGAAAATTAATATTGATTCTAATCTTAAAGCTGATTTTTCATTTGACAATTATGTAGAAGGGGAAAGCAATAAATTTGCTTCTACGGTAGCAAAATCAATTGCAAAAAGACCTGGTGCAACTGCTTTCAACCCTTTGTTTTTGTACGGAGGTTATGGTGTTGGTAAAACGCACTTAGGACACGCTGTTGGTTTGGAAGTTAAAAATGCTTATCCAGAGAAAGTTGTTCTTTATTTATCATCTGAGAAATTTATTCAGCAATTTGTCTCTGCAGCGAAAGCGCACAAGCAAACAGAATTTGCGAATTTCTATCAAATGGTTGATGTTTTGATCATTGATGATATTCAGTTTTTATCAGGAAAAAAATCAACGCAAGACAGTTTCTTCCACATTTTCGATTATCTGCACCAAAATGGAAAACAGATTATCTTAACTTCAGATAAAGCGCCTGTTGATATTTTAGATATTCAGGATCGTATTGTTTCCCGATTTAAATGGGGACTTTCGGCGGAAATTAAATCTCCGGATTTTGATACCAGACGTAAAATTATCGTTGATAAATTAAGTCGTGACGGAATCGTTCTGACAGAAGATATGTTGGATTACTTAGCCTCAGAAGTGAAAACCAACGTTCGGGAACTGATCGGGGTTATTAATTCAGTGATTGCATATTCGACCATTTATAAGTCAGATTTGTCGTTGGAACTACTGAAAGAAACCATCAGCAAGATAGCTGCCAATCAGAAAAAAGTGATCAATATTCCTTATATTCAGGAAGTTGTTTGCGAATATTTTGGAATTGAAAGAGAGCAATTATTATCAAAAACACGTAAGAGAGAAATCGCTTTACCAAGACAATTAGCGATGTATTTTGCGAAAGAGTTCACTAATGCTACGTTCAATAAAATCGGTGAGGAAATGGGCGGAAAAGACCATTCAACCGTAATGTACGCTTGCGACACCATTAAAGATGTTTCAAAAATCGACAAAGAAATTAAGAAATACGTAAAAGAATTAACTGAGAAAATCAAACAGTAA
- a CDS encoding SAM-dependent methyltransferase translates to MLFLIPAYLSENTPIDYFAPAVKEYILKTDYFFVENEKTARKVIKFFAPEKKQSDLKLFLLNKNTERKDLQEAQMLMKKGQDFGLLSEAGLPCIADPGNVMVGWCHENGVKVIPINGPSSIIMALISSGFNGQEFTFHGYLPIDKTDKKAKIKWLENQVQTTGYSQIFMETPYRNNPLFEDLCKFLAPTQKLCIAANINDPKEEFIKTLTIKDWQKNKPELHKIPAVFVLGR, encoded by the coding sequence ATGTTATTCCTAATTCCTGCTTATTTATCTGAAAATACACCAATCGATTATTTCGCTCCGGCGGTAAAAGAATATATTTTAAAGACCGATTATTTCTTTGTAGAAAATGAAAAGACCGCCAGAAAAGTGATCAAATTTTTTGCTCCTGAAAAAAAACAATCAGATTTGAAATTATTTCTGCTTAATAAAAACACGGAAAGAAAGGATTTACAGGAAGCGCAAATGCTGATGAAAAAAGGTCAGGATTTCGGTTTGCTTTCAGAAGCTGGTTTGCCTTGTATTGCTGATCCTGGAAATGTAATGGTTGGATGGTGTCACGAAAATGGTGTAAAAGTGATTCCAATAAATGGACCGTCTTCGATTATTATGGCTTTAATTTCAAGTGGTTTTAATGGTCAGGAATTTACGTTTCATGGTTATTTACCGATTGATAAAACAGATAAGAAAGCGAAAATTAAATGGCTGGAAAATCAAGTTCAAACTACTGGATATTCTCAGATTTTTATGGAGACTCCTTACCGTAATAATCCACTTTTTGAGGATTTGTGTAAGTTTTTGGCGCCGACGCAAAAGCTTTGTATTGCTGCGAATATTAATGATCCAAAGGAGGAGTTTATTAAGACTTTAACGATTAAAGATTGGCAGAAAAACAAACCTGAACTACATAAAATTCCGGCGGTTTTTGTATTGGGAAGATAA